One Thioclava electrotropha DNA segment encodes these proteins:
- the rpsO gene encoding 30S ribosomal protein S15: MSITVEDKNALIKEYGTKEGDTGSPEVQVAVLTKRIANLTEHFKEHKKDNHSRRGLLMLVAQRRKLLDYLKAKDVARYQSLIERLGLRR, translated from the coding sequence ATGTCGATCACTGTCGAAGACAAGAACGCGCTTATCAAGGAATACGGCACCAAAGAAGGTGACACCGGTTCCCCCGAAGTTCAGGTCGCAGTTCTGACCAAGCGCATCGCGAACCTGACCGAGCACTTCAAAGAGCACAAGAAAGACAACCACTCGCGTCGTGGTCTTCTGATGCTCGTCGCGCAGCGCCGCAAGCTGCTCGACTACCTGAAGGCGAAAGACGTCGCACGTTACCAGTCGCTGATCGAGCGTCTCGGCCTGCGCCGCTAA
- a CDS encoding peroxiredoxin, with protein MGLRINDTAPDFTADSTAGEIKFHDWIGDSYAILFSHPKDFTPVCTTEFGAVAQLAPEFEKRNTKVMGVSVDSVEEHVKWKSDIEQVAGAPANFPIIDDTSLNVSKLYDMLPADAYMPDGRTAADSASVRTVFIIGPDKKVRLTMSYPMSVGRNFAEIIRALDAVQATDGKPFATPANWVPGQDVIVALSVSTDEAKEKFGEVDVKLPYLRTVKSQG; from the coding sequence ATGGGCCTGCGTATCAATGACACCGCTCCCGATTTCACCGCTGACTCGACCGCTGGCGAGATCAAGTTCCACGACTGGATCGGCGACAGCTACGCCATCCTGTTCTCGCACCCGAAAGACTTCACCCCGGTTTGCACCACCGAGTTCGGCGCAGTTGCTCAACTCGCCCCCGAGTTCGAGAAGCGCAACACCAAGGTCATGGGCGTTTCGGTCGATAGCGTCGAAGAGCACGTGAAGTGGAAATCGGACATCGAGCAGGTCGCCGGCGCGCCCGCGAACTTCCCGATCATCGACGACACCTCGCTGAACGTGTCGAAGCTGTATGACATGCTCCCCGCCGATGCCTACATGCCCGACGGCCGCACCGCCGCGGATTCGGCCTCCGTGCGCACCGTCTTCATCATCGGCCCGGACAAGAAAGTCCGCCTGACCATGTCCTACCCGATGTCGGTCGGCCGCAACTTCGCCGAAATCATCCGCGCGCTCGACGCCGTTCAGGCGACCGACGGCAAGCCCTTCGCGACCCCCGCGAACTGGGTGCCGGGTCAGGACGTGATCGTCGCGCTGTCGGTCTCGACCGACGAGGCGAAAGAGAAGTTCGGCGAAGTCGACGTCAAACTGCCCTACCTGCGCACCGTCAAGTCGCAGGGCTGA
- a CDS encoding exodeoxyribonuclease III: protein MSFTLATWNINSVRLREGLVRKLMEEEAPDVLCLQECKSPVEKIPLEGFKALGYTHMVARGQKGYNGVAIFSKIPMEENSAHDFADLGHARHVAGTLENGVTIHNFYVPAGGDVPDREVNEKFGQKLDYLTQMRDHFAAEGPKKSILVGDLNIAPREDDVWSHKQLLKIVSHTPIEVEHLHDTMEAGKWVDITRQDIPEGLLYSWWSYRARDWDAADKGRRLDHIWATPDISNAAHGSRVLRAARGWEKPSDHAPVFATFDL from the coding sequence ATGAGCTTCACGCTGGCGACCTGGAACATCAACTCGGTGCGGCTGCGCGAGGGGCTTGTGCGCAAGCTGATGGAGGAAGAGGCGCCCGACGTGCTCTGCCTGCAGGAATGCAAGAGCCCGGTCGAGAAGATCCCGCTCGAGGGGTTCAAGGCACTGGGCTACACCCACATGGTTGCGCGCGGCCAGAAGGGCTATAACGGCGTCGCGATCTTCTCGAAAATCCCGATGGAAGAGAACAGCGCCCATGATTTCGCCGATCTCGGCCATGCACGCCATGTCGCCGGGACGCTCGAGAACGGGGTGACCATCCACAACTTCTATGTCCCCGCGGGCGGCGACGTGCCGGATCGCGAGGTGAACGAGAAGTTTGGGCAGAAGCTCGATTACCTCACCCAGATGCGCGATCACTTCGCCGCGGAAGGTCCGAAGAAATCAATCCTCGTGGGCGACCTAAACATCGCGCCGCGCGAGGATGACGTCTGGAGCCACAAGCAGCTTCTGAAGATCGTCAGCCACACGCCGATCGAGGTCGAGCATCTGCACGACACGATGGAAGCGGGCAAATGGGTGGACATCACCCGGCAGGACATTCCCGAGGGGCTTTTGTATTCGTGGTGGTCCTATCGGGCGCGCGACTGGGATGCCGCCGACAAGGGGCGCAGGCTCGATCACATCTGGGCGACGCCGGATATTTCGAACGCGGCCCATGGCAGTCGTGTGCTGCGGGCTGCGCGCGGTTGGGAGAAGCCCTCCGATCACGCGCCGGTTTTCGCGACCTTCGATCTGTAA
- a CDS encoding thioredoxin family protein — MLELGGGAKAAGKSDYVKDVTEANFMAEVIEKSQTVPVIVDFWAPWCGPCKQLGPALEAEVEAAKGAVVMAKVNVDENQMIAGQMRVQSIPTVYAFWQGQPIDGFQGALPPSEIKSFVAKLIEASGGETGNGLGDAVEAAEAMLAEGAAEDAAETFAAILEEDGELAEAHGGLIRARIALDQLDAAGAALAAVPPKLSDSAPVEAARAQLDLAKQAQSAGPLDDLKGKVEANPDDHQARFDYAQALYAAGNAEEAVDQLLELFRRDREWDNEAAKTQLFTIFDALKPNDPIVAKGRRRLSSMIFA; from the coding sequence ATGCTGGAACTGGGTGGCGGCGCCAAGGCCGCAGGCAAGAGCGACTACGTCAAGGACGTGACCGAAGCCAACTTCATGGCCGAGGTGATCGAGAAATCGCAGACCGTGCCGGTCATCGTCGATTTCTGGGCGCCGTGGTGCGGCCCGTGCAAGCAGCTCGGCCCGGCGCTGGAAGCCGAGGTCGAAGCCGCGAAAGGCGCGGTCGTGATGGCCAAAGTCAATGTCGACGAAAACCAGATGATCGCGGGTCAGATGCGCGTGCAGTCGATCCCGACCGTCTATGCCTTCTGGCAGGGCCAGCCGATCGATGGTTTCCAGGGCGCGCTGCCGCCTTCCGAGATCAAGAGCTTCGTGGCCAAGCTGATCGAAGCGTCCGGCGGTGAGACCGGCAACGGTCTGGGCGATGCGGTCGAGGCGGCGGAAGCCATGCTGGCCGAGGGCGCGGCGGAAGACGCGGCGGAGACCTTCGCAGCGATCCTCGAAGAAGATGGCGAGCTGGCGGAGGCCCATGGCGGCCTGATCCGCGCGCGCATCGCGCTGGACCAACTGGACGCGGCAGGCGCGGCTTTGGCCGCCGTGCCCCCGAAGCTGTCCGACAGCGCCCCGGTCGAGGCCGCGCGTGCGCAGCTCGATCTGGCGAAGCAGGCGCAATCGGCGGGTCCGCTCGACGATCTGAAGGGCAAGGTCGAGGCCAATCCCGACGATCATCAGGCGCGCTTCGACTATGCGCAGGCGCTTTATGCGGCCGGCAATGCCGAGGAAGCCGTGGACCAGCTGCTCGAGTTGTTCCGCCGCGATCGCGAATGGGACAACGAGGCCGCGAAGACGCAGCTTTTCACCATTTTCGACGCGCTCAAGCCGAACGATCCGATCGTGGCGAAAGGCCGCCGTCGTCTGTCGTCGATGATATTTGCCTGA
- a CDS encoding calcium-binding protein yields the protein MLFLSGFLGLLMAGATAGLMVVSSEPEEETPPDDLETADAEVGEVSLLAEVSAGEIAPAPVSPSEPGPGDDITWGDTSDDAIAGEAGDDQINGYDGDDSLWGGDGDDQLLGASGKDTLWGDAGADTLTGGDGEDELVGGTEADFLSGGFGADRLFGEAGEDTLIGGAGDDMLAGGAGDDTLIGADGSDTLTGDAGRDELNGDAGNDLLIGVTTETGDAGAADADTLNGGAGEDVLLGGSGDWLHGGEEGDSFALGDWIDPDAPATIADYTVGQDRLAVIYDPQGTATPQISIEPSEAHPDAAWILLDGIRLAEVLDAAGLSAQDVALLTPAQFAAQQAIAL from the coding sequence ATGTTGTTTCTGTCGGGTTTTCTGGGCCTGCTGATGGCGGGCGCCACGGCGGGTCTCATGGTGGTATCCTCCGAACCCGAGGAGGAGACGCCGCCGGACGATCTCGAGACCGCTGATGCCGAGGTTGGCGAGGTCTCTCTGCTGGCCGAGGTCAGCGCCGGAGAAATCGCACCCGCGCCGGTCTCGCCGTCCGAGCCGGGACCGGGGGATGACATCACTTGGGGCGATACCTCCGACGATGCGATCGCTGGTGAGGCGGGCGACGATCAGATCAATGGCTATGATGGCGATGACAGCCTCTGGGGCGGGGACGGCGACGACCAGCTCCTCGGGGCGTCCGGGAAAGATACGCTCTGGGGCGACGCGGGGGCCGACACGCTGACCGGCGGCGACGGCGAGGATGAACTCGTCGGCGGCACGGAGGCGGATTTCCTCTCGGGCGGGTTCGGCGCGGACCGGCTCTTTGGCGAGGCCGGGGAGGACACGCTGATCGGCGGCGCGGGCGATGATATGCTCGCGGGCGGTGCCGGCGATGATACGCTGATCGGGGCGGATGGCTCGGATACGTTGACCGGCGATGCCGGGCGCGACGAGTTGAACGGCGACGCCGGGAACGATCTGCTGATCGGCGTCACAACGGAGACGGGCGATGCGGGGGCGGCCGATGCCGATACGCTCAATGGCGGGGCAGGGGAGGACGTGCTGCTAGGCGGCTCGGGCGATTGGCTGCATGGCGGCGAAGAGGGCGACAGTTTCGCGCTGGGCGATTGGATCGATCCGGACGCCCCTGCGACAATCGCAGATTACACGGTCGGGCAGGATCGGTTGGCGGTCATCTACGATCCGCAGGGCACCGCCACGCCGCAGATCAGTATCGAGCCTTCCGAGGCGCATCCCGATGCGGCGTGGATCCTGCTCGACGGCATCCGGCTGGCCGAGGTGCTGGACGCGGCGGGGCTGAGCGCGCAGGACGTGGCGCTGCTCACGCCTGCGCAATTCGCGGCGCAGCAGGCCATAGCGCTTTGA
- a CDS encoding aldehyde dehydrogenase family protein, which yields MIEKRNFYINGEWVAPKAAREYEVIDPSTEDPCAVISLGDKADTDAAVAAAKAALPGWKATDPAERIAAVERIAKVYAERAEDMAQAMSLEMGAPIDLARKNQWGAGAYHIKNFIDAAKAFDWVHPLGDGTPGAMIAYEPVGVVGLITPWNWPMNQVTLKVIPAILAGCTMVLKPSEEAPLSSLLFAEILDAAGLPKGVFNLVNGDGVGVGTQLSTHPDVEMISFTGSTRAGKAISKAAADTLKRVTLELGGKGANLIFADADEDAVARGVKHCFQNSGQSCNAPTRMLVERSAYDKAVEIARQTAEATQVASPREEGKHIGPVVNKAQFDKIQGLIETGIAEGAKLVAGGPGRPEHLNRGFYVRPTVFADCDPSMTIMNEEIFGPVLSIMPFDSEEQAIEVANATPYGLTNYLQSGDGARRNRLARQLRSGMVEMNGQDRGAGAPFGGVGSSGRAREGGRWGIEEFCDVKSISGWAE from the coding sequence ATGATCGAGAAGCGGAATTTCTACATCAATGGGGAATGGGTCGCGCCCAAGGCGGCGCGCGAGTACGAGGTGATCGACCCGTCCACTGAGGATCCCTGCGCGGTGATCTCGCTTGGCGATAAGGCCGACACGGATGCGGCGGTCGCTGCGGCAAAGGCGGCGTTGCCCGGCTGGAAGGCGACGGACCCGGCAGAGCGGATCGCGGCGGTCGAGCGGATCGCCAAGGTCTATGCCGAGCGCGCCGAGGACATGGCGCAGGCGATGAGCCTCGAGATGGGCGCGCCGATCGATCTGGCGCGCAAGAACCAGTGGGGCGCGGGGGCCTATCACATCAAGAACTTCATCGACGCGGCGAAAGCCTTCGACTGGGTGCATCCGCTGGGCGACGGCACGCCGGGCGCGATGATCGCCTATGAACCCGTCGGCGTCGTCGGGCTGATCACGCCGTGGAACTGGCCGATGAACCAGGTGACGCTGAAGGTGATCCCGGCGATCCTCGCGGGCTGCACGATGGTGCTGAAACCGTCCGAGGAAGCGCCGCTCTCCTCGCTGCTGTTTGCGGAAATCCTCGACGCGGCGGGTCTGCCCAAGGGCGTGTTCAACCTTGTGAATGGCGATGGCGTTGGCGTCGGCACGCAGCTTTCGACCCATCCGGACGTCGAGATGATTTCCTTCACCGGCTCGACCCGGGCTGGCAAGGCCATCTCGAAGGCGGCGGCCGATACGCTCAAGCGGGTGACGCTGGAGCTGGGCGGCAAAGGCGCCAACCTGATCTTCGCCGATGCGGATGAGGATGCGGTGGCGCGCGGCGTAAAGCACTGCTTCCAGAACTCGGGCCAAAGCTGCAACGCGCCGACGCGGATGCTGGTCGAGCGGTCGGCCTATGACAAGGCCGTGGAAATCGCGCGCCAGACCGCAGAGGCCACGCAGGTGGCCAGCCCGCGCGAGGAGGGCAAACATATCGGCCCGGTCGTGAACAAGGCGCAGTTCGACAAGATTCAGGGCCTGATCGAGACCGGCATCGCGGAGGGCGCGAAGCTCGTCGCGGGTGGTCCCGGACGGCCCGAGCATCTCAATCGCGGCTTCTATGTCCGTCCGACGGTCTTTGCCGATTGCGATCCCTCGATGACGATCATGAACGAGGAAATCTTCGGCCCCGTCCTGTCGATCATGCCCTTCGACAGCGAGGAGCAGGCAATCGAGGTGGCCAATGCCACGCCTTACGGTCTGACCAATTACCTGCAATCGGGCGATGGCGCGCGGCGCAACCGTCTGGCGCGGCAGCTGCGCTCGGGGATGGTCGAGATGAACGGTCAGGACCGTGGCGCAGGCGCGCCGTTCGGCGGCGTGGGTTCCTCTGGCCGGGCGCGCGAGGGTGGCCGCTGGGGCATCGAGGAATTCTGCGACGTGAAGTCGATCTCGGGCTGGGCTGAGTAA
- the pnp gene encoding polyribonucleotide nucleotidyltransferase yields the protein MFNVVKKSIQWGEEELTLETGKVARQADGSVIATLGETSVMANVTFAKEPKPGQDFFPLTVHYQEKYYAAGKVPGGFFKREARPSEKETLTSRLIDRPCRPLFVEGFKHEVLVMCTVLSHDLVNEPDIVAMIAASAALTISGVPFMGPIAAARVGFSDGEYVLNPEVDDMQKLRENPEQRLDLVVAGTKDAVMMVESEAYELSEAEMLGAVKFGHDAMQPVIDMIIDLAEAAAKEPFDFKAPDYSAMLETVKGLGEEKMRAAYAISDKQERVAAVNAAKEEIKSKLTEEQLEDPTLGTAMKKLESAVLRGDVVKNGRRIDGRALDEVRPIVAETGLLPRTHGSSLFTRGETQALVVTTLGTGDDEQIIDALHGNSRSNFLLHYNFPPYSVGEVGRVGSPGRREIGHGKLAWRALQAVLPAATDFPYTIRLVSEITESNGSSSMASVCGGSLAMMDAGVPLKSAVAGVAMGLVLEEDGSWAVLTDILGDEDHLGDMDFKVAGTEEGITSLQMDIKVAGITAEIMEKALEQARAGRMHILGEMNKALSAGRTEFSAHAPRIETMTVPTDKIREVIGSGGKVIREIVEVSGAKVDINDDGVIKIASANAEAIKKAHDMIHAIVAEPEEGQIYTGKVVKLVDFGAFVNFFGKRDGLVHVSQIANKRLNHPSDLLKEGQEVKVKLLGFDDRGKVRLGMKMVDQETGEEIAPEKREEKAD from the coding sequence ATGTTCAATGTTGTGAAAAAATCCATCCAGTGGGGCGAAGAAGAGCTCACTCTGGAAACCGGCAAGGTTGCCCGTCAGGCTGACGGTTCGGTCATCGCCACTCTGGGCGAAACCTCCGTCATGGCCAACGTGACCTTTGCCAAGGAACCGAAGCCGGGCCAGGACTTCTTCCCGCTCACGGTTCATTACCAAGAGAAATACTATGCCGCCGGTAAAGTGCCGGGCGGCTTCTTCAAGCGCGAGGCTCGTCCGTCCGAAAAAGAGACGCTCACCTCGCGCCTGATCGACCGCCCGTGCCGTCCGCTCTTCGTGGAAGGCTTCAAGCACGAAGTGCTCGTGATGTGCACCGTGCTGTCGCATGACCTCGTCAACGAGCCCGATATCGTCGCGATGATCGCCGCTTCGGCCGCGCTGACGATCTCGGGCGTGCCGTTCATGGGCCCGATCGCCGCTGCGCGCGTCGGCTTCTCGGATGGCGAATACGTTCTGAACCCCGAAGTCGACGACATGCAGAAGCTGCGGGAGAACCCCGAGCAGCGTCTGGACCTCGTCGTCGCGGGCACCAAGGACGCCGTGATGATGGTGGAATCGGAAGCTTACGAGCTGTCCGAAGCCGAGATGCTGGGTGCGGTCAAGTTCGGCCATGACGCGATGCAGCCGGTGATCGACATGATCATCGACCTCGCCGAAGCCGCCGCGAAAGAGCCCTTCGACTTCAAAGCGCCCGACTACTCGGCGATGCTCGAGACCGTCAAAGGTCTGGGCGAAGAGAAGATGCGTGCCGCTTACGCGATCTCGGACAAGCAAGAGCGCGTGGCCGCGGTCAACGCCGCCAAGGAAGAGATCAAGTCGAAGCTCACCGAAGAGCAGCTCGAAGATCCGACGCTGGGCACCGCGATGAAGAAGCTGGAATCGGCTGTTCTGCGTGGTGACGTCGTGAAGAACGGTCGCCGCATCGACGGTCGTGCGCTGGACGAGGTTCGCCCGATCGTGGCGGAAACCGGTCTGCTGCCGCGCACCCACGGCTCGTCGCTGTTCACCCGCGGTGAGACGCAGGCGCTGGTCGTGACCACGCTGGGCACCGGCGACGATGAGCAGATCATCGATGCGCTGCACGGCAACTCGCGCTCGAACTTCCTGCTGCACTACAACTTCCCGCCCTACTCGGTCGGCGAAGTGGGCCGCGTCGGTTCGCCCGGTCGTCGTGAGATCGGCCACGGCAAGCTCGCGTGGCGCGCGCTGCAGGCGGTTCTCCCGGCTGCGACCGACTTCCCCTACACGATCCGTCTCGTCTCCGAGATCACCGAGTCCAACGGCTCGTCCTCGATGGCGTCGGTCTGCGGTGGCTCGCTGGCAATGATGGATGCGGGCGTTCCGCTGAAATCGGCCGTGGCGGGTGTCGCGATGGGTCTGGTGCTCGAAGAGGATGGCTCCTGGGCCGTTCTGACCGACATCCTTGGCGACGAGGATCACCTCGGCGACATGGACTTCAAGGTCGCAGGCACCGAAGAGGGCATCACCTCGCTGCAGATGGACATCAAGGTCGCCGGCATCACCGCCGAGATCATGGAGAAAGCTCTGGAGCAGGCACGCGCTGGCCGCATGCACATCCTCGGCGAGATGAACAAGGCGCTCTCCGCGGGCCGCACGGAATTCTCCGCCCACGCTCCGCGCATCGAGACGATGACCGTTCCCACCGACAAGATCCGTGAAGTGATCGGTTCGGGCGGCAAGGTCATCCGCGAGATCGTGGAAGTGTCGGGTGCCAAGGTCGACATCAATGACGACGGCGTGATCAAGATTGCTTCGGCCAATGCCGAGGCCATCAAGAAAGCGCATGACATGATCCACGCCATCGTGGCTGAGCCCGAAGAGGGTCAGATCTACACCGGCAAGGTCGTGAAGCTCGTCGATTTCGGCGCCTTCGTGAACTTCTTTGGCAAGCGTGACGGTCTCGTCCACGTGTCCCAGATCGCCAACAAGCGCCTGAACCACCCGAGCGATCTGCTCAAGGAAGGTCAGGAAGTGAAGGTGAAACTTCTGGGCTTCGACGATCGCGGCAAGGTGCGCCTTGGCATGAAGATGGTCGATCAGGAAACCGGCGAAGAAATCGCGCCGGAAAAGCGTGAAGAGAAAGCCGACTGA
- a CDS encoding NYN domain-containing protein, whose translation MSKPTALFIDGENISATFASQILKFAPGAFIRRAYGDVAQIRSWGDSPSIRLVHSGSGKNAGDVLLALDALELALERRAERFVIASSDGDFTHLATRLREKGMEVHGVGQEKAPKAFRESCSVFHLLKSKTTAAPARPPVVKKSASLDEKIRAAIEAHSKDGAGVPLAELATIMKKDHGVLIGNLPDKKWRPYFSNRPNLFALEPKGPKARVRCRPNGFSQLSAAAK comes from the coding sequence ATGAGCAAACCCACTGCCCTTTTCATCGATGGCGAGAATATCTCCGCCACTTTTGCTTCCCAGATCCTCAAGTTCGCGCCAGGCGCTTTCATCCGGCGTGCCTACGGTGATGTCGCGCAGATTAGATCGTGGGGCGACAGCCCTTCGATCCGGCTGGTGCATTCCGGAAGCGGCAAGAACGCAGGAGACGTGTTGCTCGCCCTCGACGCACTCGAGCTCGCTTTGGAACGACGCGCCGAACGGTTCGTCATCGCAAGCTCCGATGGTGACTTCACCCACCTCGCGACCAGGCTCAGGGAAAAAGGGATGGAAGTGCACGGCGTCGGACAGGAGAAAGCGCCGAAGGCATTTCGTGAAAGCTGTTCAGTGTTTCATCTGCTGAAGTCAAAAACGACCGCAGCTCCGGCACGACCGCCAGTAGTCAAGAAATCTGCCAGTCTCGATGAAAAAATTCGCGCAGCGATCGAGGCACACAGCAAGGACGGCGCTGGAGTGCCTCTCGCGGAACTGGCCACGATCATGAAGAAAGACCACGGGGTCTTGATCGGGAACTTGCCAGATAAAAAGTGGCGCCCCTATTTTTCGAACCGTCCGAACCTCTTCGCGCTTGAACCAAAGGGGCCCAAGGCACGCGTGCGATGCCGTCCTAATGGATTTTCTCAACTTTCCGCCGCAGCGAAATAG
- the putP gene encoding sodium/proline symporter PutP has translation MQIGVWISLALYFVLMLAIGVYAWRKSTSSSEEYMLGGRNLPPAVAALSAGASDMSGWLLLGLPGALFVSGLTQSWIGIGLFVGAFVNWIVVAPRLREQTERYDNALTIPGFLANRFPSHATLLRMVSAVIIVVFFAVYTASGLVGGGKLFASAFGGSYMTGVILTLGVVLVYTVIGGFLAVSLTDFVQGCIMMLALVIMPIVILTTGQGDGVDAAASRLTDIDPNFLSMTNGLTFAGWLSAVAWGLGYFGQPHIIVRFMAVRSVADVPKARNIGMGWMAISLIGAISVGIFGRAYAQRNGLDVQDPETIFIILSNLLFHPLVTGFLYAALLAAIMSTVSSQLLVSSSSLTEDFYKIVFNKDASDRTLVNVGRLAVLAVGIAAIIIASNPDSKVLGLVSNAWAGFGAAFGPLTVIVWISLGWGSFLYEIIPGFIAAFIAIVVVSLASEDRGEFRPIE, from the coding sequence ATGCAGATCGGAGTCTGGATCAGCTTGGCACTGTATTTCGTGCTGATGCTGGCCATCGGGGTCTATGCGTGGCGCAAGTCCACGTCGAGCTCCGAGGAATATATGCTGGGCGGGCGTAACCTGCCGCCCGCGGTGGCCGCCCTGTCGGCAGGCGCATCGGACATGTCGGGCTGGCTGCTTCTGGGCCTGCCGGGCGCGCTCTTCGTGTCGGGCCTGACCCAAAGCTGGATCGGCATCGGCCTTTTCGTCGGCGCTTTCGTGAACTGGATCGTCGTGGCGCCGCGCCTGCGCGAGCAGACCGAGCGCTATGACAACGCGCTGACCATCCCCGGCTTCCTCGCCAATCGCTTCCCGAGCCACGCGACCTTGCTGCGGATGGTTTCGGCGGTGATCATCGTGGTGTTCTTCGCGGTCTACACCGCGTCGGGCCTCGTCGGCGGTGGCAAGCTCTTCGCCAGCGCCTTCGGTGGCAGCTACATGACCGGCGTGATCCTGACGCTGGGTGTCGTGCTGGTCTACACCGTGATCGGCGGCTTCCTCGCGGTGTCGCTCACCGATTTCGTGCAGGGCTGCATCATGATGCTCGCGCTCGTCATCATGCCGATCGTGATCCTCACGACCGGTCAGGGCGACGGCGTGGACGCGGCTGCGAGCCGGTTGACCGATATCGACCCGAATTTCCTCTCGATGACGAACGGGCTGACCTTCGCGGGCTGGCTCTCGGCGGTCGCCTGGGGTCTGGGCTATTTCGGCCAGCCGCATATCATCGTGCGCTTCATGGCCGTGCGCTCGGTTGCCGATGTGCCGAAAGCACGGAATATCGGTATGGGCTGGATGGCGATCTCGCTGATCGGCGCTATCTCGGTCGGTATCTTCGGCCGCGCCTATGCGCAGCGTAACGGGCTCGACGTGCAGGATCCGGAGACGATCTTCATCATCCTGTCGAACCTGCTGTTCCATCCGCTGGTGACCGGCTTCCTCTATGCTGCGCTTCTGGCAGCGATCATGTCGACCGTGTCGAGCCAGCTTCTGGTGTCGTCCTCGTCGCTGACCGAAGACTTCTACAAGATCGTCTTCAACAAGGACGCGTCGGACCGCACGCTGGTGAATGTCGGCCGTCTCGCGGTGCTGGCTGTGGGGATCGCTGCGATCATCATCGCGTCGAACCCCGACAGCAAAGTGCTAGGCCTCGTGTCGAACGCATGGGCCGGGTTCGGGGCCGCCTTCGGTCCGCTGACCGTGATCGTCTGGATTTCGCTGGGCTGGGGCTCGTTCCTCTACGAGATCATCCCGGGCTTCATCGCGGCCTTCATCGCCATCGTGGTGGTGAGCCTCGCGTCCGAAGACAGAGGCGAGTTCCGCCCGATCGAGTGA